In the genome of Pseudomonas lalucatii, the window CGGCCAGCGCCCAGACGACCAGGCCGATCACCGGCAGGAAGATGATCAGCAGCACCCAGAGCACCTTCTTGCCGGTGTCGGTGCCGCTCTTGATCACGTTGATGATGGCCCAGATATCCAGCGCCAGGATGATCAGGCCGAGCAGGCCGTTCAAGGTGGAACCCATGGGGACACTCCTGTGTGAAGGGTTGCCCACCTAGGATAGTCGTCCCCGCGCGCCTGCCCGGCGTAGCGCCCTACAGCCGAGCCGGGTCGATCGCCGCGAAGCTGGCGACCGTCTCGTGGCCGGCCAGCTCGCCGCCCGAGCGGGCCAGGCCGACGGTCTGCAGGCCGGCCTGCCGGGCGGCGTCCAGCTCCTCGACTATGTCCGAGAGGAACAGGATCTGCTCGGACGCACAGCCGATGGCCTGGGCGATGTTGCGGTAGGAGGCGACCTCGCGCTTGGGCCCGCTGGTGGTGTCGAAGTAGCCGGAGAACAACGGCGTCAGGTCGCCGGCCTCGGAGCAGCCGAAGATCAGGCGCTGCGCCTGGATCGAGCCGGAGGAGTAGACGTAGAGGTCGTAGCCCCGCGCCTTCCAGCGCTTGAGCGCCTCCACCGCATCCGGGTAGACGTGGCCCTTGAGCTGGCCGGCCTGGTAGCCCTCGGCCCAGACCATGCCCTGCAGGGCCTTGAGCGGCGTGGCCTTGCGATCGGCGGCGATCCAGCCGAGGAGAATCTCGACCACCCGCTGGACGTCGGCCTCGGGCTCGCCGCTTTCGGCGCGTACCGCGGCCAGTTGCTCGGCCACCTGCGGCGCCTCGGCGTGGCTCAGGACGAACTCCGGCAGGTGCTGGGCGGCATAGGGGAACAGCACGTCGAAGACGAAACTCACCGCGCTGGTGGTGCCCTCGATATCGGTGAGGATGGCTTTGATCGGCATCTGAAGCTCCAGAACGCTGCGGGGTCAGTCTTCCAGGCGCGGGAAGCGGCTGGCGATGTCTGCGCCGGTGAACTGGGCGACCCAGCCTTCCGGGTTGTTGAACAGGCGAATGGCGACGAAATGCGGGTGCTCGCCCATGTCGAACCAGTGGCGGGTGCCGGCCGGCACCGAGATCAGGTCGTTCTTCTCGCACAGCACGGCATACACGTAATCATCGATGTGCAGGGTGAACAAGCCGCGCCCGGCGACGAAGAAGCGCACCTCGTCCTCGGCATGGCGGTGCTCGTCGAGGAACTTGGCGCGCAGCTCGGCCTTCTGCGGGTGGTCGTCGCTCAGGCTGACCACGTCGACGGTGACGTAGCCGCGCTCGCTCATCAGCCGGTCGATCTGCGGACGGTAGGCGGCGATCACCTCGTCCTGGCTGGCGCCGGGGGCGATGGGCGCCACCGCCTGCCAGCGCTCGAAGCGCACGCCGACCGCGGCCAGGGTGCTGGCGATGTCCTCGAGGTGGGTCAGCACCTTGTTCGGTTGTTCGGGGGAGGATTCGTGGTAGACGCTCAGGCTGCTCATGCTCGGGCTCTCGCTGTGATTGGGAATGGTCGGGATCAGGCCTTGTGCAGGGCCCGCACCTTCAGCTCGCATTCGAAGAGAAAC includes:
- the mtnC gene encoding acireductone synthase, with product MPIKAILTDIEGTTSAVSFVFDVLFPYAAQHLPEFVLSHAEAPQVAEQLAAVRAESGEPEADVQRVVEILLGWIAADRKATPLKALQGMVWAEGYQAGQLKGHVYPDAVEALKRWKARGYDLYVYSSGSIQAQRLIFGCSEAGDLTPLFSGYFDTTSGPKREVASYRNIAQAIGCASEQILFLSDIVEELDAARQAGLQTVGLARSGGELAGHETVASFAAIDPARL
- a CDS encoding 1,2-dihydroxy-3-keto-5-methylthiopentene dioxygenase, giving the protein MSSLSVYHESSPEQPNKVLTHLEDIASTLAAVGVRFERWQAVAPIAPGASQDEVIAAYRPQIDRLMSERGYVTVDVVSLSDDHPQKAELRAKFLDEHRHAEDEVRFFVAGRGLFTLHIDDYVYAVLCEKNDLISVPAGTRHWFDMGEHPHFVAIRLFNNPEGWVAQFTGADIASRFPRLED
- a CDS encoding PLD nuclease N-terminal domain-containing protein, encoding MGSTLNGLLGLIILALDIWAIINVIKSGTDTGKKVLWVLLIIFLPVIGLVVWALAGPRGNVRL